CGCGGCATCCTTTGTAAGGTCAACTCGGTGATGATCCCGGGCATCAACGACCAGCATCTGGTCGAGGTCAACAAGGCGGTGAAGTCGCGCGGCGCCTTCCTGCACAACATCATGCCGCTGATCTCCTCGCCCGAGCACGGCACGGTGTTCGGCCTCACCGGCCAGCGCGGCCCGACGGCGCAGGAGCTCAAGGCGCTGCAGGACTCTTGCGAAGGTGAGATGAACATGATGCGGCACTGCCGTCAGTGCCGTGCCGACGCGGTCGGCCTGCTCGGCGAAGACCGCAGCGCCGAGTTCACCACCGACAAGATCATGGCGATGGAGGTCAACTACGATCTCGACAGCCGCAAGGCCTACCAGGCCAAGGTGGAAGAAGAGCGCGTCGCTAAGGTCGCGGCCAAGCAGGAAGAGCTCGAGACGCTCGCCGGCGAGATGAGCGACATCAAGCTGCTCGTTGCCGTCGCCACCCGGGGCTCGGGCCTGATCAACGAGCACTTCGGCCACGCCAAGGAGTTCCAAGTCTACGAACTGTCGACGGCCGGCGCCAAGTTCGTCGGACATCGCCGCGTCGACCTTTATTGCCAGGGCGGCTTCGGCGACGAAGAGAATCTCGAAACCGTCATTCGCGCCATCAACGACTGCCACGCGGTGTTCGTCGCCAAGATCGGCGGCTGCCCGAAGGCGGACCTGCAGAAGGCGGGGATCGACCCAGTCGACCAATACGCGCACGAGTTCATCGAGAAGTCGGCGATCGTTTGGTTCAAGAACTACCTGGACAAGGTCAAGAGCGGCGAGATCGAGCACGTCCAGCGTGGCGATGCGGAAATCCGCCAAGGCGCGCTGATTTCCGCGGCGTAAGCCGCGGGAATCGATGGCCGCATCGTCAGGAGGAAGTCAATGGCGTTGAAAATCATAGCCTCGCAGTGCACGAGCTGTTCGGCCTGCGAGCCCGAATGTCCGAATGTCGCGATCACGGAAAAGAACGGCACCTTCGTGATCGACCCGAAGAAATGTACCGAGTGCATCGGCCATTTCGATGCACCGCAATGCGCGGCGGTGTGTCCGGTTGATAACACCTGCGTCATCGACAATTCGTTCCCGCGCTACCAGCCACCGGCGTGAGGAGGGGCCATGAACTTCACCATCACGCCGGCGGCCGAGAAATTCATCCGCTTCATGCTCCGGACCGATGGCGGTCCGGGCAGCGGCTTCCGCCTCGCCGTCAGTCCTGGCGGCTGCTCCGGATTGGCCGCCGACATCAGCGTCAAGCCCGAGCCGGCGCCGGGCGAGGCGGTGGTGGAGCGCAACGGCATCAAGCTCTTCCTGCCGGCCGAAAGCCGTATCCTGCTCGACGGCGTCACGATCGACTTCGCCGATACACCGGCGCAGACCGGCTTGGTCTTCCATGATCCGAAGGCCACGACCTGCAGCTCGCATCACGATGCCAAGGCCGTTCAGTAGGTGAGGGAGGCGGCTGATGATGGAATCGGCCGTACAGGGCCCGCCGCAATCCCTCACGGAGGATGCGCTGCTGGCGAGTGCGCTGCTCGGCGGCGGACTGCCGCC
The Pseudolabrys sp. FHR47 genome window above contains:
- a CDS encoding iron-sulfur cluster assembly accessory protein, with protein sequence MNFTITPAAEKFIRFMLRTDGGPGSGFRLAVSPGGCSGLAADISVKPEPAPGEAVVERNGIKLFLPAESRILLDGVTIDFADTPAQTGLVFHDPKATTCSSHHDAKAVQ
- the nifB gene encoding nitrogenase cofactor biosynthesis protein NifB, which codes for MDTSVHHEAAQVGHVANIEAVMQQVAEHKGCGTSGGSGKASCGSAAGQGDLPTEIWEKVKNHPCYSEEAHHHYARMHVAVAPACNIQCNYCNRKYDCANESRPGVVSEKLTPEQAAKKVLAVASTIPQMTVLGIAGPGDPLANPEKTFKTFELIAKTAPDIKLCLSTNGLALPDHVDTIAGFNVDHVTITINMVDPEIGAKIYPWVFWKHKRYTGVEAAKLLTDRQLQGLEMLTERGILCKVNSVMIPGINDQHLVEVNKAVKSRGAFLHNIMPLISSPEHGTVFGLTGQRGPTAQELKALQDSCEGEMNMMRHCRQCRADAVGLLGEDRSAEFTTDKIMAMEVNYDLDSRKAYQAKVEEERVAKVAAKQEELETLAGEMSDIKLLVAVATRGSGLINEHFGHAKEFQVYELSTAGAKFVGHRRVDLYCQGGFGDEENLETVIRAINDCHAVFVAKIGGCPKADLQKAGIDPVDQYAHEFIEKSAIVWFKNYLDKVKSGEIEHVQRGDAEIRQGALISAA
- a CDS encoding 4Fe-4S binding protein encodes the protein MALKIIASQCTSCSACEPECPNVAITEKNGTFVIDPKKCTECIGHFDAPQCAAVCPVDNTCVIDNSFPRYQPPA